Proteins encoded within one genomic window of Candidatus Syntrophocurvum alkaliphilum:
- a CDS encoding sigma-54-dependent Fis family transcriptional regulator, with the protein MKIKEIMTTDLIFLDPKMTIKQVAQIFMENHIDGAPVINNEKKLIGVLTKSHIFKLVSEALSFDTLVEDLMIKEVTFSSPEEEIEYLLKYSNVGRLPVVENDEVVGWCTRTDLVKAFFESHNEMVHELQTIMDSTHNLIVAIDEFGTIKTFNKSAQNVLGISAEDIKGKNIKDVFPNSELLKVVATGEAQTLQKIELNNRWFISNRSPVNKDGKIIGAVAVLQDISEVELISQELKSVRELNRELDAIIDSSFDGLYITDGNGQILRLNKAIERISGLNSEDFSRKEDDGLVEDEVVSKSVTDEVLKQKKLVTIIQQTKAGKTALATGSPIFGEDGEIVRVVANVRDITELNELKQKLEQAEEINKHYQNQLKAYKGPKHGYDDIIYSSHKMKEVLNLVSALGEVDSTILITGESGVGKEIIAEALYKTSNRSNGPFIKVNCGAIPDNLLESELFGYESGAFTGAKRGGKIGLFELANNGMIFLDEIGELSLRLQVKLLRVLQNKEIVRVGGNTSIPINMRIITATNRNLEKMVEESTFREDLYYRLNVIPIHIPPLRERKEDIPILVTHFVEEFNNKYNKNKYFSPEALDSLQNYSWPGNVRELENYIERLLVITPGNRITLRDLPSSIGNRVELPFSNVSIDGLPPLKEAVETVEKCLIEQAYKKFRTTRKMAQALQVNASTISRKATKYKINLGSD; encoded by the coding sequence ATGAAAATTAAAGAGATCATGACTACTGATCTAATATTTTTAGATCCTAAAATGACTATAAAACAGGTAGCTCAAATTTTTATGGAAAACCATATTGACGGAGCACCTGTAATAAATAACGAAAAAAAGTTAATTGGAGTGCTAACGAAGAGTCATATTTTTAAACTCGTATCAGAAGCTTTGTCATTCGATACTTTAGTCGAAGATCTTATGATTAAAGAAGTAACTTTCTCAAGTCCGGAGGAAGAGATTGAGTATTTACTTAAGTACTCTAATGTTGGAAGACTACCGGTTGTGGAAAACGATGAAGTTGTTGGATGGTGTACAAGGACAGACTTAGTAAAAGCTTTTTTTGAATCTCACAATGAAATGGTTCATGAGCTACAAACTATAATGGATTCTACTCACAATTTAATTGTGGCAATTGATGAATTTGGTACAATTAAAACTTTTAATAAATCAGCTCAGAACGTGTTAGGGATTAGTGCAGAAGATATAAAAGGCAAGAATATTAAAGATGTATTTCCTAATAGTGAACTTTTAAAAGTAGTTGCTACAGGTGAAGCCCAGACTTTACAAAAAATAGAACTTAACAACAGGTGGTTTATATCAAATAGAAGTCCGGTTAATAAAGATGGCAAAATCATTGGTGCGGTAGCAGTGTTGCAGGATATATCAGAAGTAGAGTTGATCTCACAAGAGTTAAAAAGCGTGAGAGAACTTAATAGGGAATTAGATGCAATTATAGATTCTTCATTTGACGGATTATATATTACTGATGGAAATGGTCAGATTTTACGATTAAATAAAGCGATTGAAAGAATATCAGGTTTAAATAGTGAGGATTTTTCGAGGAAAGAGGATGATGGGCTTGTTGAAGATGAAGTTGTATCGAAATCTGTAACAGATGAAGTTTTAAAACAAAAAAAGCTTGTTACAATCATTCAACAAACTAAAGCAGGGAAAACAGCATTAGCAACAGGAAGTCCCATATTTGGAGAAGATGGCGAAATTGTCAGGGTAGTTGCAAATGTTAGAGATATAACAGAGCTTAATGAGCTTAAACAAAAACTTGAGCAAGCTGAAGAGATAAATAAGCATTACCAAAATCAATTAAAGGCATATAAAGGGCCGAAGCATGGTTATGATGACATAATATACTCGTCTCATAAAATGAAAGAGGTTTTGAATCTGGTTTCAGCTTTAGGTGAAGTTGATTCAACTATATTAATTACTGGTGAATCTGGTGTAGGAAAGGAAATTATTGCGGAAGCATTGTACAAAACAAGTAACAGAAGTAATGGTCCTTTTATAAAGGTAAACTGTGGAGCAATTCCGGATAATTTATTAGAGTCAGAGTTATTTGGGTATGAGAGTGGGGCTTTCACAGGGGCTAAAAGAGGAGGGAAAATTGGTCTATTTGAACTAGCTAATAATGGAATGATATTTTTAGACGAAATAGGCGAATTATCTCTGCGTTTACAAGTAAAACTACTAAGGGTTCTTCAAAACAAAGAGATTGTAAGAGTGGGTGGCAATACCTCGATACCTATAAATATGAGAATAATAACAGCAACAAATCGCAATTTAGAAAAAATGGTAGAGGAGAGCACTTTTAGAGAAGATCTCTATTATCGATTAAATGTTATACCTATTCATATTCCACCACTTAGAGAAAGGAAAGAAGATATCCCTATACTTGTAACTCATTTCGTGGAGGAGTTTAATAATAAATATAATAAAAACAAATACTTTAGTCCTGAGGCATTAGATTCGTTACAAAATTACTCATGGCCGGGTAATGTTAGGGAACTGGAAAACTATATTGAAAGACTGCTGGTAATAACACCAGGCAACAGGATAACATTACGTGATTTGCCTAGTAGTATTGGGAATAGGGTTGAGTTGCCATTTTCAAATGTTAGCATTGATGGTCTACCACCCTTAAAAGAAGCGGTTGAAACTGTTGAGAAATGCTTAATAGAACAAGCTTATAAAAAATTTAGAACTACTAGAAAAATGGCACAAGCTCTTCAAGTTAACGCTTCTACTATATCTCGAAAAGCTACTAAGTATAAGATTAACCTTGGATCTGATTAA